In the Chroicocephalus ridibundus chromosome 15, bChrRid1.1, whole genome shotgun sequence genome, one interval contains:
- the LOC134523907 gene encoding olfactory receptor 1361-like: MNPESLQRGNLSSPSMFLLLGFSNAYRAQVTLCLCFSLVYLVTVLGNLLIMTLVWLDAHLHSPMYFFLGHLSFLDICYSSVTLPKILGDSFSPQRTISFVGCITQIYFFLCFGGSECMLLAAMAYDRFLAICHPLHYPTLMSKKMCHCLVAVSWLSGSFSSLIQAFLTARLPFCGSNMIDHLFCEVPFLLKVSCSPNAPLNKATLYTFAGTIAVGSFLLTLVSYVHIIGAVLQKGAGTQRAFATCTSHLTVVSLFFGAGAIVYLVPHSSSSKEMDEVLALLYAVVTPMLNPIIYSLRNSEVKGAIRKTLNRGVLQVSMAGMCLSVTQHTRGLGLMVRQCCVVLVGAQPAVPCSP; encoded by the coding sequence ATGAACCCTGAGTCCCTGCAGCGGGGAAATCTCAGCAGCCCCTCCATGTTCCTTCTCTTGGGGTTTTCCAATGCCTACAGAGCACAGGTGACCCTCTGCCTGTGCTTCTCACTCGTTTACCTGGTGACGGTGCTTGGGAACCTGCTCATCATGACCCTCGTCTGGCTGGACGCCCACCTACACTCCCCCATGTATTTCTTTTTGGGCCACCTCTCCTTCCTGGACATCTGCTACTCCTCTGTCACCCTCCCCAAGATCCTTGGAGACTCCTTCTCACCGCAGAGGACAATCTCCTTTGTGGGCTGCATCACACAGATCTACTTCTTCCTTTGCTTTGGGGGCTCCGAGTGCATGCTCCTGGCTGCCATGGCCTATGATCGGTTCCTGGCCATCTGCCACCCCCTCCACTACCCAACGCTCATGAGCAAGAAGATGTGCCACTGCTTAGTGGCCGTTTCGTGGCTCAGCGGCTCCTTCTCGTCTCTGATCCAGGCCTTCCTCACAGCCCGCTTGCCCTTCTGTGGGTCCAACATGATTGACCACTTGTTCTGCGAGGTGCCGTTCTTGCTGAAGGTGTCCTGCAGCCCGAACGCTCCCCTCAACAAGGCCACCTTGTACACTTTCGCTGGGACTATAGCGGTGGGCTCTTTCCTCCTTACTCTCGTGTCGTACGTTCACATCATCGGGGCTGTCCTCCAGAAGGGAGCAGGGACACAGAGGGCCTTTGCCACCTGCACCTCCCACCTGACCGTGGTGTCCCTGTTCTTTGGCGCTGGGGCCATTGTGTACCTGGTGCCTCACTCCAGCAGCTCCAAGGAGATGGACGAGGTGCTCGCCCTGCTGTATGCCGTTGTGACCCCCATGCTCAACCCCATCATCTACAGCTTGAGAAACAGTGAGGTCAAAGGAGCCATAAGGAAAACCCTCAACAGGGGGGTGTTACAGGTGTCCATGGCAGGGATGTGTCTCTCGGTGACACAACACACGAGGGGTCTGGGCCTCATGGTCAGGCagtgctgtgtggtgctggtggGGGCGCAGCCAGCAGTTCCTTGCTCTCCCTGA